The Babylonia areolata isolate BAREFJ2019XMU chromosome 22, ASM4173473v1, whole genome shotgun sequence genome contains a region encoding:
- the LOC143297523 gene encoding pyroglutamyl-peptidase 1-like produces the protein MPSTKPFVVITGFGPFGSHRVNASSVAVMKLQEEGLDNDSVELLALEIPVEYEAVKQMVPKLWEQYNPLLMVHVGVSGIATELTFEQIAHNEGYDKIDVLGRCPETQCCVDAREKTCVLVSGINMKKVCTKVCASGSGVKARVSHDAGRYLCEFSYFSSLHISHHNTAFIHVPPLDSPYSAQQLVQGLRVAINEMIQQLTSP, from the exons ATGCCCTCTACAAAACCCTTTGTTGTAATAACAG GCTTTGGCCCCTTTGGGAGCCACAGAGTGAACGCCAGTTCTGTGGCAGTGATGAAGTTACAGGAGGAAGGACTGGACAACGACAGTGTGGAGTTACTGGCCTTGGAGATCCCTGTTGAATACGAAGCTGTCAAACAGATGGTGCCCAAGCTTTGGGAGCAGTATAATCCTCTG CTGATGGTTCACGTGGGAGTGTCTGGCATTGCCACGGAGCTGACCTTTGAGCAGATAGCACACAACGAGGGCTACGACAAGATTGACGTGCTGGGCCGGTGTCCCGAGACGCAGTGCTGCGTGGACGCCCGAGAGAAGACGTGCGTGCTGGTGTCCGGCATCAACATGAAGAAAGTCTGCACCAAAGTCTGCGCGTCTGGAAGCGGGGTGAAAGCACGGGTTTCGCACGACGCTGGAAG GTATTTATGCGAGTTCTCCTACTTCTCTTCGCTGCACATCAGTCATCACAACACAGCGTTTATCCATGTCCCCCCGCTGGACAGCCCCTATTCTGCACAGCAGCTGGTGCAAGGACTGCGTGTGGCCATCAATGAGATGATACAGCAGCTTACCTCCCCTTGA